From Flavobacteriales bacterium:
TTTATATGGGTTTTCGGGTAGACATTAATGGAGAACCTCAGGCTATAAAAGTTCTCAAGGGGTTGGGAGGTAAGTTTGACAAAGAAGCAATGCGTTTGGTTATGGAAATGCCTAATTGGAATCCAGGAAAACAAAATGGGGTGCCCGTTGAGATGGAACATAAAATGCCAATAGTTTTTACACGTTATTCAAAACGTTAGATTTGCAGTTAAACCAAATTATATAAAATGAAAAAGACATTAGTTATAGCCTTGCTTTCAGCAGGTTTGTTTGCGTGTAATGAAAACAGAATTTATTCCGATCATCAAGAATTATCTCCTCAAGTAGAATGGAAAAAAGCGGATACTAGAGAATTTGAAGTGCCTGTGGAAGACAATAGCCAAGCTTATAATTTCGGTTTGTCATTTCGATTTGCACATGGCTACCAGTTTAAGGTAGCTAAGATTAAAGTAACCGAAACTTCACCTAGTGGTAAAGAAGAAGTGAACGAATATGAATTGAAGATAAGAGATGATAAAGGTGAGTACATAGGAGAGGCAGGATATGATATCTGGGACAGTGAACACGTAATTGTGCCAAATAAAAAATTCTCAGAAACTGGTGTTTATAAGTACAAGTTGGAGCATGTAATGCCACAAGACCCGTTAAACTTCGCAATGGAAATTGGAGTGATTTTGGATAAGGCGTTGTAGTAATTTAAAAGTTAAAAAATTAAAGCCCCCATGTCGTAAGATATGGGGGCTTTTAGATTTATGGCGAGAACAGAACCCTCTATCTCTCTGCCATAAGCATGCTCAATTCAACCATTTTGATGAACTCCTTACGATAGCCATTTTTATCGTTTCCTTTTGCAGTCTCTGCTAAAGCGATCACATCTTCGTAACTGGAATTTGCTTTGAACTCTGAGTTTCTTAGCAGCATACCGAACTCAGCTACAGCCGCAGAAAATAGAAAGTTATCAGAAGGGTGGAGGTTCTCAATATCAGATCCTAATGTTTTAACAATAAGTTTACTGGTATCGCCATCTGGAGCTTTATACCTGAACTTAACCGTGAGTAATTCATCGGAATCAGATACAACTATTTCCTCCATTTTTTTGTGTTGGTACTTCAAGTCATCCACCGTATTTCCAAAAGACGATTGTACGCCAACAGGTATGATTTCGTACAGAGCAGTAACGGTATGACCAACTCCTAATTCGCCAGCATCTTTCTGGTCGTTATTGAAATCTTCTGTAGCTAACTTTCTGTTTACATATCCTATTAATCGATAAGACTGAACATGAGCTGGATTAAATTCTACTTGAATTTTAA
This genomic window contains:
- a CDS encoding DUF3520 domain-containing protein, producing the protein KIQVEFNPAHVQSYRLIGYVNRKLATEDFNNDQKDAGELGVGHTVTALYEIIPVGVQSSFGNTVDDLKYQHKKMEEIVVSDSDELLTVKFRYKAPDGDTSKLIVKTLGSDIENLHPSDNFLFSAAVAEFGMLLRNSEFKANSSYEDVIALAETAKGNDKNGYRKEFIKMVELSMLMAER